DNA from Terriglobia bacterium:
TAGAAACTCATGACGCGCCCGCGCTTTGAGTCTTCCGAAATAGTTTGAAGGATGGTGTTGCTGGCGGCCATCTGCTGCATGACGCTGAAGCCGGTTATCACCAGCAGCAGCAGCGAGAGCCAGATCTGGCGCGACATCGAAAAGGCAATGAGAGATGCGCCGAATCCGGCGGCGGTGATGGGGATGATCCGGCCGAGGCCGAGCACGCTCTTGCGCGCGGCGAGGCTCATGGCGCCGATAAGCGCGCCAACGCCGGCGGCTCCCATGAGAAACCCGAAAGTATGCGCGCCGCCGTGGAGGATGTTTCCGGCGAAGATGGGCATGAGTGCCGTGTAGGGCATGCCCACAAGGCTGATAAGCGCCAGCAGCAGGAGGATCGCCCAGATGGGACGAAAGCCGCTGATGTAGTTCCAGCCTTCGCGGAGTTCGGAGGCGACGCTTTCGTGCTCGCGCGGAGGCGAAGCGACGACCGTCATGGCAAGAAGCGAGATTATGACGGCGATGTAACTGATGCCGTCGAGCAGGAAGCAATACCCTTCCCCAAAGGCCGCGATGAGAAGTCCGGCGACGGATGGGCCGATGAGTCGCGCACCGTTAACCAGTGATGAGTTAAGGGCGATGGCGTTGGGGAGATCGGCACGGTCTTCGACCATTTCGATGACGAATGCCTGGCGCGCCGGCATATCGAAGGCGTTCACGCAGCCCTGAAAGAGGTTGAGCAGGATGATTTCGGTAACAGTGATAATTCCTGGGAGCGCCAGAGCCGCGAGGGCGAAGGACTCGACCATTGAGAGGATTTGCGTGATGACGAGCACGCGATGACGGTTGAGGCGGTCGACCCAGA
Protein-coding regions in this window:
- a CDS encoding MFS transporter, which codes for MPNQSNPRRGGTDWRQIARALRHRNYRLFFGGQGISLIGTWMTRVATGWLVYRLTDSAFLLGLVSFASQIPILILGPFAGVWVDRLNRHRVLVITQILSMVESFALAALALPGIITVTEIILLNLFQGCVNAFDMPARQAFVIEMVEDRADLPNAIALNSSLVNGARLIGPSVAGLLIAAFGEGYCFLLDGISYIAVIISLLAMTVVASPPREHESVASELREGWNYISGFRPIWAILLLLALISLVGMPYTALMPIFAGNILHGGAHTFGFLMGAAGVGALIGAMSLAARKSVLGLGRIIPITAAGFGASLIAFSMSRQIWLSLLLLVITGFSVMQQMAASNTILQTISEDSKRGRVMSFYAMAFQGIAPFGSLAAGAIASRIGAPLTLTIGGAICVAGAALFATELPAIRQLIRPIYVEKGILPEMATGIHTASVLQEPPEE